In Odocoileus virginianus isolate 20LAN1187 ecotype Illinois unplaced genomic scaffold, Ovbor_1.2 Unplaced_Contig_11, whole genome shotgun sequence, one DNA window encodes the following:
- the KLRF1 gene encoding killer cell lectin-like receptor subfamily F member 1 isoform X3 yields the protein MQDEETYMTLNIQLKKRSSIQTFQFKCQDCSVISHRYKILLGISGGLNGILVLTLITLSLLVSQEVLPKCLKEYNSNITQHDDTGYLEVNSDTRGNIHEKDAGHCVSRATGNKGMCSSEWLKYQEKCYWFSNEMKSWNDSYRYCLGKKSHLLIIQNQLELIFHKRTSSRK from the exons ATGCAAGATGAAGAAACATACATGACTTTGAATATACAGTTGAAGAAAAGGAGTTCTATCCAAACATTTCAATTTAAATGTCAAG ACTGTTCTGTGATATCACACCGATATAAAATCTTGTTGGGGATATCTGGAGGACTAAATGGTATTCTGGTTTTGACTTTGATCACCTTGAGTCTGTTAG TTTCTCAGGAAGTGCTGCCAAAATGCCTGAAAGAATATAATTCAAACATCACTCAGCATGACGATACCGGATACTTGGAAGTCAATAGTGACACAAGAGGCAATATACATGAGAAAGATGCAGGCCACTGTGTTTCAAGAGCTACAGGTAATAAAG GAATGTGCTCATCAGAATGGCTGAAGTATCAAGAAAAGTGCTATTGGTTCTCTAATGAGATGAAAAGTTGGAATGACAGTTATAGATattgtttggggaaaaaatctCACCTACTAATTATTCAGAACCAACTTGAACTG atttttcataaaAGGACCAGCTCAAGAAAATAG
- the KLRF1 gene encoding killer cell lectin-like receptor subfamily F member 1 isoform X1, translated as MQDEETYMTLNIQLKKRSSIQTFQFKCQDCSVISHRYKILLGISGGLNGILVLTLITLSLLVSQEVLPKCLKEYNSNITQHDDTGYLEVNSDTRGNIHEKDAGHCVSRATGNKGMCSSEWLKYQEKCYWFSNEMKSWNDSYRYCLGKKSHLLIIQNQLELAFIQKTLKQSNYVWIGLNFTSLKRTWTWVDDSPLDSKIFFIKGPAQENSCAAIKENGIYSETCNSVFKWICQY; from the exons ATGCAAGATGAAGAAACATACATGACTTTGAATATACAGTTGAAGAAAAGGAGTTCTATCCAAACATTTCAATTTAAATGTCAAG ACTGTTCTGTGATATCACACCGATATAAAATCTTGTTGGGGATATCTGGAGGACTAAATGGTATTCTGGTTTTGACTTTGATCACCTTGAGTCTGTTAG TTTCTCAGGAAGTGCTGCCAAAATGCCTGAAAGAATATAATTCAAACATCACTCAGCATGACGATACCGGATACTTGGAAGTCAATAGTGACACAAGAGGCAATATACATGAGAAAGATGCAGGCCACTGTGTTTCAAGAGCTACAGGTAATAAAG GAATGTGCTCATCAGAATGGCTGAAGTATCAAGAAAAGTGCTATTGGTTCTCTAATGAGATGAAAAGTTGGAATGACAGTTATAGATattgtttggggaaaaaatctCACCTACTAATTATTCAGAACCAACTTGAACTG GCTTTTATACAGAAAACTCTAAAACAATCAAACTACGTGTGGATTGGGCTTAACTTTACTTCCCTGAAAAGAACATGGACCTGGGTGGATGATTCTCCTTTGGATTCAAAGAT atttttcataaaAGGACCAGCTCAAGAAAATAGCTGTGCTGCCATCAAGGAAAACGGAATTTACTCTGAAACTTGCAACAGTGTTTTCAAATGGATTTgccaatattaa
- the KLRF1 gene encoding killer cell lectin-like receptor subfamily F member 1 isoform X2 gives MQDEETYMTLNIQLKKRSSIQTFQFKCQDCSVISHRYKILLGISGGLNGILVLTLITLSLLVSQEVLPKCLKEYNSNITQHDDTGYLEVNSDTRGNIHEKDAGHCVSRATGMCSSEWLKYQEKCYWFSNEMKSWNDSYRYCLGKKSHLLIIQNQLELAFIQKTLKQSNYVWIGLNFTSLKRTWTWVDDSPLDSKIFFIKGPAQENSCAAIKENGIYSETCNSVFKWICQY, from the exons ATGCAAGATGAAGAAACATACATGACTTTGAATATACAGTTGAAGAAAAGGAGTTCTATCCAAACATTTCAATTTAAATGTCAAG ACTGTTCTGTGATATCACACCGATATAAAATCTTGTTGGGGATATCTGGAGGACTAAATGGTATTCTGGTTTTGACTTTGATCACCTTGAGTCTGTTAG TTTCTCAGGAAGTGCTGCCAAAATGCCTGAAAGAATATAATTCAAACATCACTCAGCATGACGATACCGGATACTTGGAAGTCAATAGTGACACAAGAGGCAATATACATGAGAAAGATGCAGGCCACTGTGTTTCAAGAGCTACAG GAATGTGCTCATCAGAATGGCTGAAGTATCAAGAAAAGTGCTATTGGTTCTCTAATGAGATGAAAAGTTGGAATGACAGTTATAGATattgtttggggaaaaaatctCACCTACTAATTATTCAGAACCAACTTGAACTG GCTTTTATACAGAAAACTCTAAAACAATCAAACTACGTGTGGATTGGGCTTAACTTTACTTCCCTGAAAAGAACATGGACCTGGGTGGATGATTCTCCTTTGGATTCAAAGAT atttttcataaaAGGACCAGCTCAAGAAAATAGCTGTGCTGCCATCAAGGAAAACGGAATTTACTCTGAAACTTGCAACAGTGTTTTCAAATGGATTTgccaatattaa
- the KLRF1 gene encoding killer cell lectin-like receptor subfamily F member 1 isoform X4: protein MQDEETYMTLNIQLKKRSSIQTFQFKCQDCSVISHRYKILLGISGGLNGILVLTLITLSLLVSQEVLPKCLKEYNSNITQHDDTGYLEVNSDTRGNIHEKDAGHCVSRATGFASDFPRGNSGKNLPTMQET from the exons ATGCAAGATGAAGAAACATACATGACTTTGAATATACAGTTGAAGAAAAGGAGTTCTATCCAAACATTTCAATTTAAATGTCAAG ACTGTTCTGTGATATCACACCGATATAAAATCTTGTTGGGGATATCTGGAGGACTAAATGGTATTCTGGTTTTGACTTTGATCACCTTGAGTCTGTTAG TTTCTCAGGAAGTGCTGCCAAAATGCCTGAAAGAATATAATTCAAACATCACTCAGCATGACGATACCGGATACTTGGAAGTCAATAGTGACACAAGAGGCAATATACATGAGAAAGATGCAGGCCACTGTGTTTCAAGAGCTACAG GTTTTGCTTCAGACTTCCCacgtggcaatagtggtaaaaaTCTaccgacaatgcaggagacataa